The following are from one region of the Bremerella sp. JC817 genome:
- a CDS encoding DUF1559 domain-containing protein, translated as MTIQFRSRRAFTLVELLVVIAIIGVLIALLLPAVQQAREAARRMQCTNNQKQIGLAIHNYHDTYLKMPYNAVPQVTTSAVQRGPSWLVRLLPYVEQNAAYDQFQFTGDWSMQDGPSPNATILGQLRVPGFNCPSSPLPELESQSTNANGTVSLQVVNYIGITGSYYKGGTTNVVSGSPQDSSYGDAVYNGMIVPLSSKSNAINLAACTDGTSNTMMVTEQSDYFINSSGTKVARRSSGHAGRSWANGAGAGNWTSNVTTIRYAIGEEGGTGNAANYNVNIPPISAHPGGVMILLGDASVRFLSETTNFAILTGLGDRQDGNVLGEF; from the coding sequence ATGACCATCCAGTTTCGCTCGCGACGCGCGTTCACGCTCGTCGAGTTGTTGGTTGTCATCGCGATCATCGGTGTTTTGATCGCTCTGCTGCTGCCGGCCGTCCAGCAGGCACGTGAAGCTGCTCGCCGTATGCAGTGCACCAACAACCAGAAGCAAATCGGCCTGGCGATTCACAACTATCACGACACGTACTTGAAGATGCCGTACAACGCGGTGCCGCAGGTCACCACCAGTGCAGTGCAGCGTGGTCCTTCGTGGTTGGTTCGTCTATTGCCCTACGTCGAGCAGAACGCCGCGTACGATCAGTTCCAATTCACCGGCGACTGGTCGATGCAGGATGGACCTAGCCCGAATGCGACGATCCTCGGACAGTTGCGGGTGCCAGGATTCAATTGCCCCTCCAGCCCGCTGCCAGAGCTCGAATCGCAATCGACCAATGCCAACGGTACCGTCTCGCTGCAGGTCGTGAACTACATCGGTATCACCGGTTCGTATTACAAGGGTGGCACGACCAATGTCGTCTCGGGCTCGCCACAAGACAGCTCTTACGGCGATGCGGTCTACAACGGGATGATCGTTCCGCTTTCGTCCAAGAGCAACGCCATCAATCTGGCCGCGTGCACCGATGGGACCAGCAACACGATGATGGTCACCGAGCAAAGCGACTATTTCATCAACTCTTCGGGAACGAAGGTTGCCCGTCGTAGCTCGGGGCATGCCGGTCGTTCGTGGGCCAACGGGGCGGGGGCAGGCAACTGGACCTCCAACGTAACCACCATTCGCTATGCCATTGGCGAAGAAGGGGGAACCGGGAATGCCGCGAACTATAACGTCAACATTCCGCCAATCTCGGCCCACCCAGGCGGCGTGATGATTCTGCTCGGGGACGCCAGCGTTCGCTTCCTTTCGGAAACAACGAACTTCGCGATTCTGACTGGCCTGGGCGATCGCCAGGACGGCAACGTGCTGGGTGAATTTTAA
- a CDS encoding carboxypeptidase regulatory-like domain-containing protein, with translation MKIPTLTSIGATMATAALMLLVFGCSQQSYGSLGGVTGTVTLNGKPHANAKVTFTPAAGRPSSGMTDENGNYELFYIRDTKGAEPGSHKVTIVTVAPVESDTYQGPAFKDPIPPNYNRVTELTAEVEKGSNTFDFDLKGK, from the coding sequence ATGAAGATTCCAACCCTGACCAGCATCGGGGCCACCATGGCTACCGCTGCCCTGATGCTGCTGGTGTTTGGCTGTTCTCAGCAAAGCTATGGCTCGCTTGGTGGCGTTACCGGAACGGTGACGCTGAATGGCAAACCGCACGCGAATGCCAAGGTCACATTCACTCCAGCCGCAGGTCGGCCTTCCAGTGGAATGACCGACGAGAACGGCAATTACGAACTGTTTTACATTCGCGATACCAAGGGAGCCGAACCTGGCTCGCACAAGGTTACGATTGTGACCGTCGCCCCGGTCGAGTCTGACACCTACCAAGGGCCTGCGTTCAAAGATCCCATTCCCCCGAACTACAACCGGGTGACCGAGCTAACGGCGGAAGTCGAAAAAGGCTCGAACACGTTCGACTTCGACTTGAAGGGCAAATAG
- a CDS encoding DUF1559 domain-containing protein — translation MTHSWNARRGFTLVELLVVIAIIGVLIALLLPAVQQAREAARRIQCNNQLKQLGLAMHNYHDTYISKLPFNSCYISGSGNTTAPSFFVRLLPFLEQNAAYDALDWSGFNNGTFITDNTQTGDPLLALRVDGLWCPSSPLPETLNNVQLTSYTGIGGTAQKWSTSAAAVQNIDSTKKAQYYNGMVVAKGDGSNPIGLESATDGTSNTMMISECSNYFYDANRVKQVDTIRTSMGPNSVGGAWNGLGFTSTGTGTVTTAQNVTFIDLDPTNNTTVPYLGNINSGVNAGSSPVLGNAKGNTAIPLTAAHPGGVLTVLADGSCQFISETVAGQVLVSLANRQDGNVIPDY, via the coding sequence GTGACTCATTCTTGGAATGCCCGCCGGGGGTTTACCCTGGTGGAACTGCTCGTTGTGATCGCCATTATTGGCGTATTGATCGCCCTGCTTCTGCCGGCGGTCCAGCAGGCTCGTGAAGCCGCTCGTCGTATTCAGTGCAACAACCAGCTGAAGCAGCTCGGTTTGGCCATGCACAACTACCACGACACGTACATCAGCAAACTGCCTTTCAACTCGTGCTACATCAGCGGGTCGGGCAACACCACTGCTCCATCGTTCTTCGTGCGTCTGCTGCCGTTCCTCGAACAGAACGCTGCTTACGATGCCTTGGATTGGAGCGGTTTCAACAACGGTACCTTCATCACCGACAATACCCAGACCGGCGATCCACTGCTGGCCCTGCGTGTTGACGGCCTGTGGTGCCCATCGAGCCCGCTGCCAGAAACCCTGAACAATGTTCAGCTGACCAGCTACACCGGTATCGGTGGTACCGCTCAGAAGTGGAGCACCTCGGCTGCCGCGGTTCAGAACATCGACTCGACCAAGAAGGCCCAATACTACAACGGTATGGTGGTCGCTAAGGGTGACGGTTCGAACCCAATCGGTTTGGAAAGTGCAACCGACGGTACCAGCAATACTATGATGATCAGCGAATGCAGCAACTACTTCTACGATGCCAATCGCGTGAAGCAAGTTGACACCATTCGTACCAGCATGGGGCCAAACAGCGTTGGTGGTGCTTGGAACGGTCTGGGCTTCACCAGCACCGGTACCGGTACGGTCACGACGGCTCAGAACGTTACGTTCATCGACCTCGATCCAACCAACAACACCACGGTTCCTTACCTCGGTAACATCAACTCGGGCGTCAACGCCGGCAGCTCGCCAGTTTTGGGCAACGCTAAAGGCAATACCGCGATTCCGCTGACTGCAGCCCACCCAGGTGGTGTGCTGACCGTTCTGGCCGACGGTTCGTGCCAGTTCATCTCGGAAACCGTTGCCGGTCAGGTTCTGGTCAGCTTGGCCAACCGTCAAGACGGCAACGTTATCCCGGATTATTAA
- a CDS encoding DUF1569 domain-containing protein, whose product MAINTKGVQGRREVHYRTPQEVLVDARQLAEAEHIETLGNWSPGQIFDHLAKAFDMAIDGADFRAFFLLRWFATLFLKRKFLERGLPPGLPTNECFVPEPIDNDAGLARLEDAIGRYLQDPRRGLHPIFGKLTPEEWTQFQLRHCEMHMSFLKVQQDVTAPATADV is encoded by the coding sequence ATGGCAATCAACACGAAGGGAGTCCAGGGGCGTCGCGAAGTGCACTATCGCACGCCCCAAGAGGTCTTGGTCGATGCACGTCAGCTCGCCGAAGCCGAGCATATCGAGACACTGGGCAACTGGAGTCCTGGGCAGATCTTCGATCATCTGGCGAAGGCTTTTGATATGGCGATTGATGGGGCGGACTTTCGTGCCTTCTTCCTGCTGCGGTGGTTTGCGACGCTGTTTCTCAAGCGAAAGTTCCTGGAACGAGGGTTGCCGCCAGGGCTGCCGACCAACGAATGCTTCGTGCCAGAGCCGATCGATAACGATGCCGGTCTCGCCAGGCTGGAAGATGCGATTGGTCGCTACTTGCAGGACCCACGGCGAGGACTGCACCCGATCTTCGGCAAGCTGACGCCCGAGGAGTGGACGCAGTTCCAGCTGCGGCACTGCGAGATGCACATGAGCTTTCTCAAGGTGCAGCAAGACGTCACAGCGCCAGCAACGGCCGACGTCTAG
- a CDS encoding M48 family metallopeptidase yields MSQNFSSLGFVKTYIYPALALFLIPVACLFFYEHVQGTYDEFFRQGMRDEIKADRMLNPQERAEELAQIENVNLSSLLVSSDPELVAWRNELPADYLYMQLSIIWAIRVAWFCILAGVGTCFLIGISVLLSLRSQAMQYYSLLAGWHTLRLFCTLEVIAQSLLVFSLSFWIPAFFFEIYIIKLLVVFGLMAFAAMGAVIVAIFKKVDDDFVIEGHKITPEMAPQLWYDLERLSQAMQTAPPDHVIAGIDDSFFVTQCPVKLKVKDSDELQTYTGRTLFVSLSLLKKLPGDEADAVLLHELAHFNGDDTLYTQKISPLLAKYGHFLQGLHDGGISLPVFYFAVMFRMLFEVSLGSLSRQREFRADRLAASGTSPQSMAQALLRTTAYSYYRNELEQEFFDADQAHEQVNLSQRIDGGFLEYATAFVDKRDVGELTTTHPFDSHPPLHARLEALGFSATPDVMRHALGDDSLGPWFQKIERANDLEREQWEHYEEQFRQFHENILAYRYIPSNTEEQELVEKFFPAVEAPANKNRIVYFDYEKLTFEDWDQPTYYREIESMSFENQWGARLDLVVKRDGKKRTIKLPLSKKQAEQQQVIQTLEQYYARAMSAIAYQQSQEEPVNVAQPGETFSFD; encoded by the coding sequence ATGTCGCAAAACTTTTCGAGCCTCGGCTTCGTCAAAACTTACATCTATCCGGCATTGGCTCTGTTCCTGATCCCGGTGGCGTGTCTTTTCTTCTACGAGCATGTCCAAGGGACCTACGACGAATTCTTCCGCCAAGGCATGCGGGACGAAATCAAAGCCGATAGGATGCTCAATCCCCAAGAGCGTGCCGAAGAACTGGCTCAGATAGAGAACGTCAATCTGTCGTCGCTGCTGGTCTCTAGCGACCCGGAATTGGTCGCGTGGCGGAACGAATTGCCGGCCGATTATCTGTACATGCAGCTCTCGATCATTTGGGCGATTCGCGTTGCATGGTTCTGTATTCTGGCGGGTGTGGGGACCTGTTTCCTGATTGGAATCAGCGTTCTTCTCTCGCTTCGTTCGCAAGCAATGCAGTACTACAGCCTGCTGGCCGGCTGGCATACGCTACGCCTGTTTTGCACGCTGGAAGTGATCGCCCAGTCGCTGCTGGTGTTCTCGCTTTCGTTCTGGATTCCGGCCTTCTTCTTCGAGATCTACATCATCAAACTGTTGGTGGTGTTTGGCTTGATGGCCTTCGCGGCCATGGGGGCCGTGATCGTCGCGATCTTCAAGAAGGTGGACGACGACTTTGTGATCGAAGGACATAAGATCACGCCGGAGATGGCTCCACAGCTTTGGTACGACCTGGAACGACTAAGCCAGGCAATGCAGACCGCCCCGCCGGATCATGTGATTGCGGGCATCGACGATAGCTTCTTCGTGACGCAGTGCCCCGTGAAGCTAAAGGTGAAAGATAGTGACGAATTGCAAACCTATACCGGGCGGACGCTGTTCGTTAGCCTCTCGCTGCTGAAGAAGCTGCCAGGCGATGAAGCCGACGCCGTGCTGCTGCACGAACTGGCCCACTTCAACGGCGACGACACCCTCTACACGCAGAAGATCAGCCCACTGCTGGCCAAGTATGGCCATTTTCTGCAGGGCCTGCACGATGGCGGCATCTCGCTGCCAGTTTTCTACTTTGCCGTCATGTTCCGCATGCTGTTTGAAGTCTCGCTCGGCAGCCTAAGTCGGCAACGCGAGTTCCGAGCCGATCGTCTGGCCGCCAGCGGCACCTCGCCGCAATCGATGGCCCAGGCCTTGCTTCGCACCACGGCGTACTCGTATTATCGCAACGAGTTGGAACAAGAGTTCTTCGATGCCGATCAGGCCCACGAGCAAGTCAATTTATCGCAACGAATCGACGGCGGCTTCCTGGAGTATGCAACCGCCTTCGTCGACAAACGCGACGTCGGCGAACTGACCACCACGCATCCGTTCGATTCCCATCCCCCGCTACACGCTCGTCTGGAAGCCCTCGGCTTTTCGGCGACTCCTGACGTGATGCGTCATGCTTTGGGGGATGACTCGCTGGGGCCTTGGTTCCAGAAGATTGAACGGGCCAACGATCTGGAACGCGAGCAGTGGGAACACTACGAAGAGCAGTTCCGTCAGTTCCACGAGAACATCTTGGCGTATCGCTATATCCCCTCGAATACCGAAGAACAGGAACTGGTCGAGAAGTTCTTCCCGGCGGTCGAAGCCCCTGCGAATAAGAACCGCATCGTCTACTTCGATTACGAGAAGCTCACGTTTGAAGACTGGGATCAGCCGACTTACTACCGCGAAATCGAGAGCATGTCGTTCGAAAACCAGTGGGGTGCCCGGCTCGATCTGGTCGTGAAGCGTGACGGAAAGAAGCGAACGATCAAGTTGCCACTCAGCAAGAAACAAGCGGAGCAGCAGCAGGTGATTCAAACCCTCGAGCAGTATTATGCCCGGGCCATGTCCGCGATCGCCTATCAGCAGTCGCAGGAAGAGCCTGTGAACGTCGCCCAGCCTGGCGAGACCTTCTCATTCGATTAG
- a CDS encoding methyl-accepting chemotaxis protein, giving the protein MNKILFPQYEGLDPQEAALVLQREVAADQRTNRLFANLMLLQAAIALGLAIFLTPRTWAGHESSIHNHVWGSAILAILLGVLPAYLGYYRSRDRMTRYVMAISQAAFSALFIHISGGRTEVHFHVFASLAFLSLYRDPLVLLAATGFTAADHLLRAVFWPYSIFGLSDPALVLALEHAAWVVIEDAVLLVGIYASLRDSSILAREQVASSRQHETLRSAIESLRPVFDRASHGDLTVTIPEVHDGMVSSLRTDIQHTIDSWNHVIATFSRSVEGVTSSSTQLHTSSSTLSDGIASQGESLHHMAEEVLTLNDSIQAIRENVSQAEATSLAANKIARLGTETLADSEKSMKTIQDSADEMISTIGTIQELAKQTNLLALNASIEAARSGEAGRGFAVVAQQVKELAGRCDHNIAQVTALIEQTRQHIQTGVEKSNRTAEQFKQVCASVESITSQTTSIGHLTHSQAESAMRLQSQLTQLQEAQSVTRNNGDQLSDEGDVLANLAQELSQCVRQFQFRDTDTRQLASSR; this is encoded by the coding sequence ATGAATAAGATCCTGTTTCCACAATACGAAGGCCTTGACCCGCAAGAGGCCGCCCTCGTCCTTCAACGAGAAGTGGCAGCCGACCAGCGAACTAATCGGTTGTTTGCCAACCTGATGTTACTGCAAGCGGCGATTGCCTTGGGGCTGGCAATCTTCCTGACGCCACGCACATGGGCTGGCCACGAAAGCAGCATCCACAATCACGTGTGGGGCTCGGCGATTCTGGCGATCTTGCTGGGCGTTCTGCCGGCGTACCTCGGTTACTACCGCTCTCGCGATCGCATGACTCGCTACGTGATGGCGATTTCGCAGGCCGCTTTTTCGGCATTGTTCATTCATATCAGTGGCGGACGCACGGAAGTCCATTTTCACGTCTTCGCGTCGCTGGCATTCCTTTCGCTTTACCGCGATCCCCTGGTGCTGTTGGCCGCCACCGGGTTTACGGCGGCTGATCACTTGCTGCGTGCGGTGTTCTGGCCGTATTCGATCTTTGGGCTCTCGGATCCAGCCCTCGTTCTGGCACTGGAACATGCCGCGTGGGTCGTGATTGAAGATGCGGTTCTGCTGGTTGGTATTTATGCTTCGCTACGGGATTCGTCGATCCTGGCACGCGAGCAAGTTGCCAGCAGCCGCCAGCACGAAACGCTGCGATCAGCAATTGAATCGCTCCGTCCGGTCTTTGATCGAGCCAGCCATGGCGATCTGACGGTGACCATTCCAGAAGTGCACGATGGCATGGTGAGTTCGCTGCGAACCGACATCCAGCACACCATCGATTCATGGAATCACGTGATCGCCACTTTCTCGCGCAGCGTGGAAGGCGTGACCTCGAGTTCGACACAACTGCATACCAGTTCTTCGACACTTTCCGATGGTATCGCCAGCCAGGGAGAGTCTCTACATCACATGGCTGAAGAAGTGCTCACGCTCAACGACTCGATTCAAGCGATTCGCGAAAACGTCTCCCAGGCCGAAGCGACCTCGCTCGCAGCCAACAAGATCGCTCGACTCGGCACCGAAACGCTCGCTGACTCGGAAAAGTCGATGAAGACAATTCAAGACAGTGCCGACGAAATGATCTCGACGATCGGCACCATCCAGGAGCTTGCCAAACAAACGAATTTGCTGGCATTGAATGCCTCGATCGAAGCGGCAAGATCCGGCGAAGCAGGCCGCGGGTTTGCTGTGGTTGCCCAGCAAGTGAAAGAACTAGCTGGGCGCTGCGATCACAACATCGCCCAGGTCACCGCGTTGATCGAACAAACCCGGCAGCACATTCAGACCGGTGTTGAGAAGAGCAACCGAACCGCCGAGCAATTTAAGCAGGTGTGTGCTTCGGTCGAGTCGATCACTTCGCAAACGACGAGTATCGGGCACCTGACTCATTCGCAGGCCGAGTCCGCGATGCGTCTTCAATCGCAATTGACGCAACTGCAGGAGGCTCAATCGGTCACGCGCAATAACGGCGACCAGCTTTCCGATGAAGGGGACGTGCTGGCAAACCTGGCTCAAGAGCTTAGCCAATGCGTTCGCCAGTTCCAATTCCGCGACACCGATACCCGGCAGTTGGCGAGCTCGCGATAG
- a CDS encoding M48 family metallopeptidase → MTQHSPPPSLVRSFVLPALTLFLIPIGALLVCGHFQPEFEQQLTARFQRAINTAPGLNLQQKNSALKALEKTSTWSILNKENKALSRWDSELRPLDIPTYLTYKGVVLLSWGCIGLGIATLLLISIGSGLSIRSNEMLYYSLLGGWYLISIVGLLELIAQTTIIVGLISAYLFSHSSLGATKFLIFIGGAGLAGVGAAAAAMFKRVDLRHEASGVLIEREHAPLFWDDLDRLCFKAGTSPPDYVIAGIEDGFWVTECPVVLPIDDVMRRTLRGRILYVSLPLLKQLPDQEADAILLHEMAHFSGNDTIYSQRIAPLFERHYAYAESLYEHWLTRPIHHLAMLQLVINHSLNGKVARDREHRADQIAARHTSPEAFAFALLRVVAFSRYREQCEEEIYEAAAIDANSTISKRLDDGFRPFAESYFDENPIGELTSVHPFDSHPPVQQRLKFIGFQADAHTLRTALADQSVGPWYRNIYDAEEIERQQWSAYEAEFRTFHETMLVHRYLPSNDTERTLVEKYFPPIDLPVAHGRRLFLDFEKMSFENWEHPIYYHEVETFEIFREEQTYIIVSYRRMEIPLKAKLPLSRNDVDQEMAVRDNMERYSNRSDFAHAYQAEREAAFASQSNNRLTDPSLATS, encoded by the coding sequence ATGACTCAGCATTCGCCTCCGCCCTCGCTGGTACGCTCGTTCGTATTGCCAGCCCTAACGCTCTTTCTGATTCCCATTGGTGCCCTGCTGGTATGCGGCCACTTTCAACCTGAATTTGAACAGCAACTGACGGCGCGGTTTCAGCGTGCGATCAACACGGCACCAGGGCTAAACCTGCAACAGAAAAACAGTGCCCTCAAGGCCCTGGAAAAGACCTCGACCTGGTCGATCCTCAACAAAGAAAACAAGGCGTTAAGCCGCTGGGACAGCGAACTAAGGCCGCTCGATATTCCAACCTATCTGACCTACAAAGGGGTCGTTCTGCTGAGTTGGGGCTGCATCGGCCTGGGCATCGCCACGCTGCTGCTCATCTCGATTGGCTCAGGCCTGTCGATTCGCTCCAACGAGATGCTGTACTATTCGCTGCTGGGCGGCTGGTACCTCATCAGTATCGTTGGCCTTCTCGAATTGATCGCTCAAACAACTATTATCGTCGGCTTGATCTCGGCATATCTCTTCTCGCACAGCAGCCTCGGGGCGACGAAGTTCCTGATCTTCATCGGTGGTGCTGGCCTGGCTGGTGTCGGTGCCGCGGCGGCTGCCATGTTCAAACGGGTTGACCTGCGGCATGAAGCCTCTGGCGTGCTTATCGAGCGCGAACACGCTCCACTCTTCTGGGACGATCTGGACCGTCTGTGTTTCAAGGCAGGCACATCACCACCAGACTACGTGATCGCTGGCATCGAAGACGGTTTCTGGGTTACCGAGTGCCCGGTCGTGCTGCCGATCGACGACGTTATGCGACGCACGCTGCGTGGAAGAATCCTGTACGTCAGCCTACCGCTACTGAAGCAGTTGCCCGATCAGGAAGCCGACGCGATCCTATTGCACGAGATGGCTCACTTCAGCGGCAATGACACGATTTACTCGCAGCGAATCGCCCCTTTATTCGAACGGCACTATGCCTACGCAGAGAGCCTGTACGAGCACTGGCTGACGCGTCCGATTCATCACCTGGCGATGCTGCAACTGGTGATCAATCACTCGCTCAACGGCAAGGTTGCTCGCGACCGCGAACACCGCGCCGATCAGATCGCTGCTCGGCATACGTCGCCGGAAGCGTTTGCCTTCGCCTTGCTTCGCGTGGTCGCGTTCTCGCGGTATCGCGAACAATGCGAAGAAGAGATTTACGAAGCCGCGGCGATCGACGCGAACTCCACAATTTCAAAACGGCTGGACGATGGCTTCCGCCCTTTCGCAGAAAGCTATTTCGACGAAAACCCGATTGGCGAACTAACGTCGGTTCACCCGTTCGACTCGCACCCGCCGGTGCAGCAGCGACTGAAGTTCATCGGCTTTCAGGCCGATGCCCACACGCTACGAACGGCCCTGGCCGACCAGTCGGTTGGGCCTTGGTATCGCAATATCTACGATGCCGAAGAAATCGAACGTCAGCAGTGGAGTGCTTACGAAGCGGAGTTCCGAACGTTCCACGAAACGATGCTCGTGCATCGCTATCTCCCTTCCAACGATACTGAACGGACCCTGGTCGAAAAGTATTTCCCTCCGATCGATCTTCCAGTAGCCCACGGCCGCCGACTGTTTCTTGACTTCGAGAAGATGTCGTTTGAAAACTGGGAGCATCCCATCTACTACCACGAGGTCGAGACGTTCGAAATCTTCCGCGAGGAGCAAACCTATATCATCGTCTCGTATCGCCGCATGGAGATTCCACTAAAGGCGAAGCTCCCGCTCAGCCGCAACGATGTCGATCAGGAAATGGCCGTTCGCGATAACATGGAGCGGTACTCGAATCGCAGCGATTTCGCCCATGCCTATCAGGCCGAACGGGAGGCGGCGTTCGCCTCGCAAAGCAACAATCGGCTGACAGATCCCAGCCTGGCGACTTCCTGA